In a single window of the Desulfovibrio mangrovi genome:
- the prsR gene encoding PEP-CTERM-box response regulator transcription factor, with translation MHALLIVDDNQDVRSQLRWGLSKEGYSLHLAGDGEEAMALFREHAPGVVTLDLGLPPDPDGTSEGFRLLQEMLSEKPETQVIVITGHHDRENALKAINYGAYDFCRKPVDLSEIKVLINRGFYLHSLRSESARASLVSASHTGGEDDCMDGIIGKCSAMKDVYYAIRKVAATDVPVLVTGESGTGKELVARAIHAGGLRKSAPMVTINCGAIPENLLEAEFFGHEKGAFTGAISRVQGKVEFADKGTLFLDEIGDIPFNMQVKLLRFLQEMVFQRVGGRSDISVNTRIIAATNLDLEEAMHNGRFREDLYYRIGVVSIHLPPLREREDDVLLLADMFLEQMSHENNVAMSGFTASARKAMLHYSWPGNVRELENKVRRAVIMAGGQRISAEDLNLDERAPQPSGQASNLTLKEARNAIEKEMVDAALKRFSGNIVQAAKSIGVSRPTFYDLLKKHDISV, from the coding sequence ATGCATGCTCTACTCATAGTTGACGATAATCAGGATGTGCGGAGCCAGTTGCGCTGGGGGCTTTCCAAAGAAGGGTATTCTCTGCATCTGGCAGGGGACGGGGAAGAGGCCATGGCGTTGTTCAGGGAGCATGCCCCAGGCGTCGTGACGCTGGACCTTGGCCTGCCTCCGGATCCTGACGGAACCAGTGAGGGCTTTCGGCTGCTTCAGGAGATGCTGAGTGAAAAGCCGGAGACGCAGGTTATTGTCATAACGGGACATCATGACAGGGAAAATGCGTTGAAGGCCATTAACTACGGTGCATACGATTTTTGCCGAAAACCAGTGGACCTGTCGGAAATCAAGGTTCTCATCAATCGCGGTTTCTATCTGCACAGTCTGAGAAGCGAGAGTGCGAGAGCGTCTCTTGTTTCGGCCTCGCATACGGGCGGGGAAGATGACTGTATGGATGGCATCATCGGCAAGTGCTCGGCCATGAAGGATGTGTATTATGCCATTCGCAAGGTGGCGGCCACCGATGTGCCCGTGCTGGTTACCGGCGAGTCCGGAACAGGTAAGGAGCTTGTTGCCCGGGCCATTCATGCCGGAGGGCTGCGCAAATCTGCGCCCATGGTTACGATCAACTGTGGGGCCATACCGGAGAATTTGCTGGAAGCCGAGTTCTTCGGTCATGAGAAAGGCGCATTTACCGGTGCCATAAGCAGAGTGCAGGGGAAGGTGGAGTTTGCTGATAAGGGCACCCTGTTCCTTGATGAGATTGGCGACATTCCTTTCAACATGCAGGTGAAGTTGTTACGTTTTCTTCAGGAGATGGTCTTTCAGCGGGTGGGAGGCCGGTCGGATATTTCGGTCAATACCCGCATCATCGCCGCCACCAATCTTGATCTGGAAGAAGCCATGCATAACGGCAGGTTCCGTGAAGACCTGTATTACCGCATCGGGGTTGTGAGCATTCATCTTCCCCCGCTTCGCGAGCGTGAGGACGATGTGCTTCTGCTGGCGGATATGTTCCTTGAGCAGATGTCGCACGAGAACAATGTCGCCATGAGCGGGTTTACCGCCTCTGCCCGCAAGGCGATGCTGCATTACAGCTGGCCGGGCAACGTACGCGAATTGGAAAACAAGGTCCGTCGTGCCGTCATTATGGCAGGCGGACAGCGGATATCTGCCGAGGACCTCAATCTTGACGAACGGGCTCCGCAACCCAGCGGGCAGGCATCGAACCTTACGTTGAAAGAGGCGCGGAATGCGATTGAAAAGGAAATGGTTGATGCCGCGCTCAAGCGGTTTTCCGGCAATATCGTGCAGGCAGCCAAGTCCATCGGCGTGAGCAGGCCTACCTTCTACGATCTGCTCAAGAAGCACGATATCTCGGTGTAA